Proteins encoded together in one Triticum dicoccoides isolate Atlit2015 ecotype Zavitan chromosome 7B, WEW_v2.0, whole genome shotgun sequence window:
- the LOC119340737 gene encoding phosphoribosylglycinamide formyltransferase, chloroplastic-like, producing the protein MEAAAVASSGPGLRCALNPAPNQHRKGARLSLPAKSQQRCAVTCGRLLLRPNARVCTAASASASTVMDSGAGDSGVRRKRLAVFVSGGGSNFRSIHEAVLGGKVNGDVVALVTDKPGCGGAEYARCNGMPVVVFPKSKSAPEGVSTDELLNVLRDLKVDFILLAGYLKLIPGELVKSFPRSMLNIHPSLLPAFGGKGYYGLKVHKAVIASGARYSGPTVHFVDEQFDTGKTLAQRVVPVLANDTPEQLAARVLHEEHQVYVEAVAALCEDRIVWRDDGVPLIRSQTNPNAYT; encoded by the exons ATGGAGGCGGCCGCCGTCGCTTCCTCCGGCCCCGGGCTGCGCTGCGCGCTTAACCCCGCCCCGAACCAGCATAGGAAAGGCGCGCGCTTGAGCTTACCGGCCAAGAGTCAGCAGCGCTGCGCCGTCACTTGCGGGCGCTTGCTGCTCCGCCCCAACGCTCGCGTATGCACGGCGGCATCGGCATCGGCATCGACGGTGATGGATAGCGGGGCTGGGGACTCCGGGGTGAGGAGGAAGAGGCTCGCGGTGTTCGTCTCCGGCGGGGGCTCGAACTTCCGGTCGATCCACGAGGCCGTTCTGGGTGGGAAGGTGAACGGGGATGTTGTTGCGCTCGTCACCGATAAGCCAG GCTGCGGTGGCGCGGAGTATGCAAGGTGCAATGGCATGCCCGTGGTCGTGTTTCCCAAGTCGAAATCGGCGCCGGAGGGGGTCTCCACAGATGAACTTCTGAATGTTCTGAG GGATCTGAAGGTAGACTTTATTCTACTTGCTGGTTACTTGAAGCTCATACCTGGTGAGCTAGTTAAGTCATTTCCCAGATCCATGCTGAATATACATCCTTCACTGCTCCCGGCATTTGGAGGCAAGGGTTATTATGGTTTGAAAGTGCATAAAGCAGTTATTGCATCTGGAGCCAG ATACTCAGGACCAACTGTGCACTTTGTGGATGAGCAGTTCGACACAGGGAAAACCTTGGCCCAAAGAGTTGTGCCAGTGTTAGCCAATGATACTCCAGAGCAATTGGCTGCAAGGGTTCTTCACGAG GAGCACCAAGTTTACGTTGAGGCAGTTGCTGCCTTGTGTGAGGATCGAATTGTGTGGCGAGACGATGGTGTCCCACTTATCAGAAGTCAGACAAACCCCAATGCGTATACCTAA